Proteins encoded in a region of the Psychromicrobium lacuslunae genome:
- a CDS encoding vitamin K epoxide reductase family protein, which translates to MASSSAASNLTGKKPWIVGDRPFAFLLLITSFVSFLAAAALVLDRLELYKNANAVLTCDFNAFVSCGKVMEQPQAALFGFPNPFIGIVCFGIVFAVGMSMLAGAKFARWYWVCFQIGVTLGMIFICWLWFQALYVIAILCPWCMVVWAMMIPLFVWTTIRNLVHGVIPAPAGLVKFLSNWGWTIVVLVYLGVIASIFFRFVNLFFTSNA; encoded by the coding sequence ATGGCCTCCTCATCTGCTGCTAGCAATCTGACCGGCAAAAAGCCCTGGATCGTTGGGGATCGCCCCTTCGCCTTCCTGCTTCTGATCACCAGCTTTGTCTCTTTTCTGGCCGCAGCGGCCCTGGTGCTGGACCGTTTGGAACTCTATAAGAACGCCAATGCGGTACTGACGTGCGACTTTAACGCCTTCGTCTCCTGCGGCAAGGTGATGGAGCAACCGCAGGCGGCCCTTTTCGGCTTCCCCAACCCCTTTATTGGCATTGTCTGCTTCGGCATCGTTTTTGCTGTCGGCATGTCGATGCTCGCGGGTGCGAAGTTCGCACGCTGGTACTGGGTGTGTTTCCAGATCGGCGTTACCCTCGGCATGATCTTCATCTGCTGGCTTTGGTTCCAAGCGCTTTACGTGATCGCTATCCTGTGCCCTTGGTGCATGGTGGTCTGGGCCATGATGATCCCGCTCTTTGTCTGGACGACCATCCGCAATCTCGTTCATGGCGTGATTCCGGCACCCGCAGGCCTGGTGAAATTCCTCTCCAACTGGGGCTGGACCATCGTCGTGCTCGTCTATCTTGGGGTAATTGCCAGCATCTTCTTCCGCTTCGTCAATCTCTTCTTCACCAGCAACGCCTGA
- the trpS gene encoding tryptophan--tRNA ligase has protein sequence MDSFESTSTRSEQLARDLILHPESYRVLTGDRPTGRLHLGHYFGSIAERVRLANLGIEVFLVLADYQVITDRESAQGVRENVHNAVLDYLAAGIDPERSTIFTHSAVPALNQLLLPFLSLVSEAELHRNPTVKAELAASGRTLSGLLLTYPVHQAADILFCQGNVVPVGKDNLPHVEITRSIARRFNERYGEVFRIPEALLTDTPELPGLDGRKMSKSYGNGIALSMTADQTTAVIRKAQTDGLRLISYDPQRRPGVSALLDTAAVCLGLSPQAVAEQLGEAGAGALKNVTSEAVNDYFAPFRARRAELAKQAGLVTEVLRTGNTRANQQAEETLHRVRSAMGMVY, from the coding sequence ATGGATTCATTTGAAAGCACCAGCACCCGGAGTGAGCAACTAGCTCGAGACTTGATTCTCCACCCGGAGTCCTACCGTGTGCTCACCGGCGACCGACCGACTGGGCGATTGCACCTCGGTCACTATTTCGGCAGTATCGCTGAGCGAGTCAGACTAGCCAACCTGGGGATCGAGGTTTTTCTGGTGCTCGCCGACTACCAGGTGATCACCGATCGTGAAAGCGCCCAGGGAGTACGCGAGAACGTGCACAACGCGGTGCTTGATTACCTGGCCGCTGGAATTGATCCGGAACGATCAACTATTTTTACCCACTCCGCGGTTCCCGCGCTAAACCAGTTGCTGCTGCCCTTTCTCAGCCTGGTCAGCGAAGCCGAACTACACCGAAACCCCACCGTGAAAGCCGAGTTGGCGGCTTCTGGACGGACCCTCAGTGGTTTGCTGCTGACCTACCCCGTGCACCAGGCCGCAGACATCTTGTTCTGCCAGGGGAATGTGGTTCCGGTCGGTAAAGATAACCTGCCTCACGTTGAAATTACCCGCTCCATTGCACGTCGCTTTAATGAACGATACGGCGAGGTGTTCCGCATCCCTGAGGCGCTGCTCACCGACACCCCTGAGTTGCCTGGTCTGGACGGTCGGAAAATGTCGAAGAGCTACGGCAACGGCATTGCACTTAGCATGACCGCGGATCAGACCACGGCGGTTATCCGCAAAGCGCAGACCGACGGGCTTCGGCTGATCAGCTACGATCCGCAGCGTCGTCCCGGGGTTTCGGCGTTACTGGACACCGCAGCGGTCTGTCTTGGCCTGAGTCCGCAAGCTGTCGCCGAGCAATTGGGTGAGGCGGGGGCGGGCGCGTTGAAGAACGTTACCAGCGAGGCGGTCAACGACTATTTCGCCCCGTTCCGAGCACGTCGCGCGGAACTCGCCAAGCAGGCAGGACTCGTCACTGAGGTGCTTCGGACTGGCAACACGCGAGCCAATCAGCAGGCCGAGGAAACCCTGCACCGGGTTCGAAGCGCAATGGGCATGGTGTACTGA
- a CDS encoding GNAT family N-acetyltransferase: MRTKLRQLVAADHDVVFEMMADPVAVRMAAFTAEDPGDRAAFDAHLARTSKIVGARHWAVVNDNDELVGTISTFPSEVGCPEVTYWIVREHWGQGHATEALRLVLAQTERPVRARAAADNVASRRVLEKVGFIVVGQDTGFANARKAQIEEVILRLE; the protein is encoded by the coding sequence GTGAGAACCAAACTACGGCAGCTGGTAGCCGCCGACCACGACGTTGTCTTTGAGATGATGGCTGATCCAGTAGCGGTCAGGATGGCCGCTTTCACGGCTGAGGATCCGGGGGACCGGGCAGCTTTTGATGCACACCTGGCGCGTACATCAAAGATCGTCGGGGCAAGGCATTGGGCAGTTGTCAACGACAATGACGAGCTCGTCGGCACCATTTCCACTTTTCCTTCAGAGGTTGGTTGCCCGGAGGTGACTTACTGGATTGTCCGGGAGCATTGGGGGCAAGGGCACGCCACCGAGGCGCTGAGACTGGTGCTCGCTCAGACCGAGCGACCTGTGCGGGCGCGGGCGGCGGCGGATAACGTAGCGTCGCGCCGCGTTCTGGAGAAGGTGGGATTTATTGTTGTAGGCCAGGATACTGGTTTCGCTAACGCCCGGAAAGCTCAGATAGAGGAGGTCATTCTCCGACTCGAATGA
- a CDS encoding MerR family transcriptional regulator, producing the protein MSQADQQKLLSISEFAAELGVSVRVLRHYDAEGVLAPAQRDYTGVRLYAPEQLDRARNVVDLVAAGLPLRLVRSLLIGVDESGDIAEQHQDEAALAEIEDHYQRMCRCVECIQQRRDALGAYLERVSQRR; encoded by the coding sequence GTGAGCCAAGCAGACCAGCAGAAGTTACTATCGATCAGCGAATTTGCCGCAGAACTTGGTGTCAGTGTGCGGGTGCTGCGGCACTACGACGCCGAAGGGGTGCTCGCTCCAGCGCAGCGGGATTACACGGGTGTGCGACTCTATGCCCCGGAACAGCTCGATCGGGCGAGGAACGTCGTTGACTTGGTGGCTGCGGGTCTGCCTCTGCGACTGGTGAGGTCGTTGCTGATCGGCGTCGATGAGTCGGGCGACATCGCCGAGCAACATCAGGATGAGGCCGCCTTGGCGGAGATTGAGGACCATTACCAGCGGATGTGCCGCTGCGTGGAGTGCATCCAGCAGCGACGCGACGCCCTCGGCGCCTACCTAGAACGTGTCAGCCAGCGAAGGTAA
- a CDS encoding alpha/beta fold hydrolase — translation MSIQAAPVLPGGKSVRYLDFGVGPQTLVFIHGYGASSIPYFAEFCAQPSLHPVRKILIDLPGFGLSDRPESYGYGFEDFAQCVAEVLEHAGVEQFDLLGHSMGGAVAILLAARLAGRLRKLILVEPNLDATGSEVVRCAREGLTGSEGVQRRRELEALAGEFWSSTLRLASAEALQGAAASFATPRNPKLTDLLNGITAPRLVLLGEESEFDRLPLQRLQADVRIIDVARAGHNVMLDNPGEFADRTLSFLSYVP, via the coding sequence ATGAGCATTCAAGCAGCCCCGGTGCTCCCGGGAGGAAAATCTGTCCGCTATTTGGATTTTGGCGTTGGTCCGCAGACGCTGGTCTTTATTCACGGTTACGGTGCCAGTTCGATTCCCTATTTCGCCGAGTTCTGTGCGCAGCCAAGTTTGCATCCGGTGCGAAAAATCTTGATAGATTTGCCCGGCTTTGGTCTGAGCGACCGGCCGGAAAGCTATGGCTATGGTTTTGAGGATTTCGCCCAGTGTGTCGCTGAGGTCCTCGAGCACGCCGGGGTGGAGCAGTTCGATCTGCTCGGCCACAGCATGGGCGGCGCCGTGGCGATTTTGCTCGCGGCCCGGCTGGCAGGGCGCTTGCGGAAGCTGATACTGGTCGAACCCAACCTCGACGCCACGGGCAGCGAGGTAGTGCGGTGCGCCCGAGAAGGGCTGACTGGGTCGGAGGGCGTACAACGACGGCGGGAACTAGAAGCATTGGCTGGTGAGTTTTGGAGCTCGACGCTACGGCTTGCCTCGGCGGAGGCATTGCAGGGGGCAGCGGCGTCCTTTGCCACCCCGCGCAATCCGAAGCTCACCGATTTACTCAATGGGATCACGGCACCCAGGCTGGTCTTGCTCGGCGAGGAATCCGAATTCGATCGACTGCCACTGCAACGACTACAGGCCGACGTTCGGATTATCGACGTTGCCCGTGCCG